The genomic DNA TTGTAACCTGGGATATGTGATTTTAACAGAGCACCGACGACGATATGAGCTTGCTCATCCTGAAGCTCGAAAATTTTCCTTCCTTCCATAAAGTTGCTGCCAAAAGCAGTCCGCGAAATGACATCTCCGGCCAAGCTCTGGAGGTCAACAAAAACATCTACCTCTTTCCCTGTCGTCCCTGCCATCATCTCCCATCGGTCAACCAGCTCATCGCAACAAGAAGAGAAAGCAGGCAACATCCTCTGCAAACGTGTAGACGACGACGGGCACACTATAAATCAAGTCGATAAAAATGACTGGATTGAAGCCATGGATCATCAGTAATAACCTTCAACTTCTCTAAATGGAAAGCTGGGTTCAAGATCTTGCGGTGTTTGGCCCATTTCTCGCCGTCAAGTTGCACCACGCCTCGAACAAGATATCTTATCATGTAGTTGAACTCCCCCTTCTCGATCTCGCCGGTCTTGTTGGCCAAAATCTCCCTCGTTTGATCCGGATCCGTGATCAGCACTCTTGGAAGCGGTCCCATCCAGTGGAAAGTCACCTTGTTCTCCTTTCCTGCATCAAAAATCCCAACTTTTGCATTAAAAACTCCAGTTACGTTTTTACACCAACGAACTGAAGAGGGAAAAAAGAAGTTAATTTCTGCCAACCGTAGGTCTCTGCCTCGCGGCTTAAGAAGTTGGAAGCGCGAGGGATGATATCGTgggagaaggatggcatgggctTGGAACAAGCCTCGGCATCGAACCGCGCGATGTCCTTGAGGTCGCCTCTAATGGGACGGTAGATGGTGCCCTTGAGGCCCTGCGATCGAAGAATGCGCTCGAGCCGCCGCGGCTGCCACAGCACCCAGTTCAGCATCCGAATTGCGGCCCAAGCCGCCAGCATCAGCGCAGCGACGCCACCGTAAAACACCAGCAAGGCCATTTGTGCACCGGCAGTTAACTGTGACAGACAAATTTTCAAGGGAGGATCGAATAGATTGGAGTCCTGAACGACGAATCGATGGCTGGCGGTGAATATATAGATTTTTAAACATGCTCCATCACTTGCCTTTTTGTCAGAGAAGAAGAGTGAAATACAGAGATAAAATAATTACTTTAATTTTATCATTGGATCGTTGGTCATATTTGTATAAATTGTTTAAAAGGTCTAGACAGTAATTCTAAATATGACAtgtaattatgaaaaattataaaatatattctaTGGCAACACCGCCGTATTAACCAGCTGTTGAGGCgaaaaataatttaatacttatgaTGGTGGCATTCAATAATATAATTGCAATAGTTAATAGATATGGTATACAATTATATAATTAGAACAATTATTGGAGCAATTCGATACGACGCATGGTAAGCATTCGATATTATTTTCCACCATCTGTATTTGCGGTGGGGCGCTTCGCCTTCTGGAAGCAGCTCTTTGCCTTCTAGAAGCTATGGATATGTGGTGCGGCTTCTTTGCCTTCTAAAAAGAATGGATATGCTGTGCGGCCTCTTTGCCTTCTAGAAGCAATGGATATGGGGTAGGGCAGTAAGGCTCATCTGTGAAACCAATACATTTTGTTTTCTTAACGTTCAATAactgaaatttattttttaaaaaatacaaccATTCTTATTGAGCGTGTCCTTCACGTGATATTATTTATCCCAAGTACCATCAATTTTATTTGATGATAAAATATACACATAAATTATGAGACATCCAACAAACCTTTTACACTAGTTCAAAATTATAGTAAGTCCTATTATTTATTAAGAAAAGATGGATCTGCCATCTCAGTGGCCCCTAGAACTGATCGCACTAATATAAAGAGAGGTTCAGATTGAATTTCTACGAGATTCAACCTCATACGTCCCACCGTACGCTGTACCTATGGGCTCCCTTGATGATTCAAAGTTTAGGGGACACTGAGGTTGCAGAGCCGTCTGAAAGTTGACTGATACAAAGTCACTGCAGCCGCCGGGGCGTCCACCACGCGGAGTGCAGCGCCATCGCTTTCATCCCATGCTTCACAGCGTCGCCATGTCTGCACTCCCTTGAGCAACCAATTCTTTGGGAGCGAAGGCGATTCTTATCTCGCTGCTTCGGCCTCTAATGATTTACCCGGTCGCCGTCGAAATTGGAAGTATGGCGACGGCACTTATGTGACAGATTGTGGCGTCATGGGGAGAAGCTTTCAGAAGCTCATTGGTGTTGTCGAATTTGCGTAGAGATAAATCCGAGGTTGCAATCAGTAGGTCTTTAATTTCTCATTTTTGTTATTTTGTTTTCCTTGTATCTACAAGATAAAATATTCTTATGTTATTCTTCCACAAAGTGACATATTCAAAGCCTATGCAGCAATTATTTAATGTGACAATCTACCACCAACTCGACTATCCGTGGGGACTCATAGAAATACCACGCAGCTTTATTTGAGCACCATGTTGAGGTTGCAGAGTGATGAGAGTCTTGGGCGCATGAACATACGATGGCGAGAGCTCGAAAGTGAAGCGTTGTAGGATCATACACAGTGCCAACTTGGCTTCCAGCATCGAAAAGTTTTGCCCGATGCAGATTCGAGGGCCACCACCGAAGGCAAGGAAGGCATAATTGTCATTCGATGCTTTTGAAATGCCGTCTTTAAATCGATCCGGGTTGAACTCTTTGGAGTCGTTACCCCATATGTCTGGGTCGTGCTGAGCGAAGATGAATAACAGTGCGATAATTACGCCTGGTGGGCACGTTATATCTCCGAGTTTTGTTGCCTTGGTCGTGTACCTGTGCACGAATAGAGCAGGGGGGTACAGCCTGAGAACCTCATAGAGAATCATTGTCACCTGTAGCATCAATTACAGCAGACGTTAATTTGAAGGGCTCCATTTGCTATGTGAGCAAATTTGGGATACTCACAATTTTAAGTTGGCCCAATCCATCAAAATCTGGTGTCTTCTCACCAAATACCTGAAGGACTTCTTCTCTAGCTCGAACCTGCCAGCTAGGATACATGCTCAGCATGACCATTGTCCATGTCAGCAAAACAGAGGTCGTCTCCTGCCCTGCGAAGTAGAATAACTTGCACTCTTCCATCACTTCATCCTTGGTCATCCCAGCATTCTTGTTCCCTTGTTCTTGATAGTACTTCATGTTGGATTCCATCAGCAATCCCAGCATGTCGCCATTGTGTGGTTTACCCAGTTTCATTTCTTCTTCTCTGTTCTTTATTATGCCTCCCAGAATTTCACGGATCTCTCTATCGATTGCTATTATTCTATTCTTCTTTCTAGTTGGAAGAAAGCTGCACACAATAAGGTAGACATTAGTCAGTCACTTCAGAAAATTTAGTTGCTTTATACCAACGCTAAACCACAGTAGTATATTGAGCATATTTGCTCTTTATCTGGCATCATTGTATGTCCTAACTACATTGGGTAACTAAACAACTGGACCAGTTGCAAAATGTTCTAGATTTTGCCATTTGGTTTCATGgaattgcatctgatgaccaaaGTCTCAAGGTGATTTAGGGCTGTTGAATTGTCAAGTGTCCAATCTTGCTTTGTTATGCCCGAGGTGGTGGATTTGGCTAACTAATCTCCTTGCATTGGGTTTGGATGTTGAGTGTTTTCTTACCAAAATCACAGTGACTGGATGTATGCTGTGGTAGATAAACAGATAGTCACACCTACAGAGAGGACTTCTGAAAGCAAGAGACTTCTGCTATTCTAGGATTACATTGGAGGCAGGTTGTGTGAGTCTGGAGTAGTTTTGGTTAATGAGGTGGCCTGATGGGTTTGTGATATGTAATCAGTTGCAGAATTTGTTTGCTTCATGTGGCTCGAGGATGACCCAGTTAGAAGAATTCAAATTTCAGAGCCATTGTGAGGATTTTCTTCAGTGAAGGAAGATGACTTTATGGTGCTAGCAAATAAGAGTTGGAGAGCAGAATCATTCTGGATCATTTTTTACAAGACCAATGAAGGAAAATGACTCTATGTTCATAGCAAAAAGAGTCAGTTAGCATAATCATTCCGACTTACATCAATTGATTTTCATTTCAGGCTGGGGTCTTTTTCATCCACACTAGTTGAAAGCATTTGCATATTCATATTCCTTGAATAAAAAGTGACTCCCAAGCTAATAGAAGAAACTAAACTTATGAATCAGATATTTATGGGATTAATACATAGACTTAAATAATGTGCTACCAATATTTAAACATAAAATCAGCGATTATTTACCAAATGATGTACCTAAAGTTTTAAAATAGCAAAAGGAAGCACTACAATTTGAAATTTATCAAAGGGGACACTTATTTTCCCAAATGTCACACTCCATCAAACTTGCTTCATTGGACTTATTATTTAAAAGTAATTGACAACCAATAGGataaaaatctaggaaaaatatatGAACAAAGGGTCATCAAATTTTTGTTACCAAAAGTGTTTGACAGCAACCAAGTCAACTGGCATCACTTCCAATTGACTAACATAGTTGTCTAGTACCCTTGGCAAAAAGTGTTTGACAACCTTATAAGTctcaaaatcaagaaaaaaatataagCAAACTCAAGGACCCCAAGAATGTAAATGTGCATTTGACACATATTCCAGACCTCTActagtataaaaaaaaataagcaaaaagTGTTTGATGATCATAACACACTcagaatctttaaaaaaaatgatcaagAACAAACTTAAAGGACCCAAGAGTGAAACAATACCCATTTGACAGAATTATAAGGTTTAAaatttgaaaggaaaaaaaacataGATAGGCTCTGGGAATTTCAAGAGTGCAAAAGTTCTCATTTGAAACCATCAAGCACTTTGACCAAAATGTTTGATGCCAACTAATCGACTAGAGTCAGTTCCAAATGACTGACCTTACTTCCAATTGACTGCTCGGTTAATTGATGGTTTCAGAGATAACGACTGTAATGAAATGGATTGAATGGAGGTTAGAAAATAAGCGAGCTCTTTGGTAAATTCAAAAGTAATGATGCGCCCTTTGGTATAACTAGGATATTTGGTAAATTACCGTAAAACAATAAAAGATTAACTTATAAAGGGTAAATtaatatttacaaaaaaaaaggcaaacatGAGATTACTAAGAACCTCACCACAGATCTGTTATTTGACATTAAAAATCTCATCATTAGGAAATTAGATTCACGAGTTCAGAGATCTAAACAATGATTGAGATTTTTCTTTTGTGAGCATTACTTATAGTTGACTAAAGATGATCATGTACTTATAATTTGGAATTTGAGCCTTAGCTATAAATGGAGTCAATTGTGACCCTCTAATTTAGTATCACATTATAAGTAATAAACTAGCAAATGAAGTTTACAGACTGAGATGTCTATTACTATTAACTTAAGCTAAAGGATCTTGTCTAAATGGTTGAGTTGAAGGGAATAATAAGTCAGTTATTCATTTAGGCAAGTTGTGGCATGTTATATACAATGATAACCAGCAATGACCATGAAAAAACTGTAAAATAACTCATGTGAATGTGATTCATTTCTCAAGGCTAAGATAGCATTTAGCAGAAGCTTAGTCAATGAAGAGGTGGTGAGGAGATCTATAATCACCTAATAATATCTCATAGTGATGGGTTGTGCTTGAACCAATCCAATACATCAGACACCACAGTCTTTCAGCTAAATAAACTCAGTTGAAAGTGGattagaaaaagaagaaaaatggtTGAGTTGAAGGGAATAATAAGTCAGTTATTCATTTAGGCAAGTTGTGGCATGTTATATACAATGATAACCAGCAATGACCATGAAAAAACTGTAAAATAACTCATGTGAATGTGATTCATTTCTCAAGGCTAAGATAGCATCTAGCAGAAGCTTAGTCAATGAAGAGGTGGTGAGGAGATCTATAATCACCTAATAATATCTCATAGTGATGGGTTGTGCTTGAACCAATCCAATACATCAGACACCACAGTCTTTCAGCTAAATAAACTCAGTTGAAAGTGGattagaaaaagaagaaaaatgacCTGTATCCCGGGATGAACAGATTTTGAGAAACCTGGACTAGGAGTTCACCCTGCTCTGTTTGCAACTGGTGAATCCGTTTTCCCAGTTCATAGCTGCTACCAAAAGCTGCTCGAGAAATGGCATCCACAGTGAGGCTATGGAACTCAGGCAAAGCATCTATCTCACACCACCCCTCGGAACCCAGCTTTCTTTCCCATCTGCTCACCATTTCACTGGCACACGCGAAAAATGCGGGCAACATACCCTGCAAATAACAAGGAAAAGGTGCACATAAAAACGTCATCTTCCATAGGAAGCAAGAAAATGAGAATCAAGCAACAAGCAAATATGATAACCTTCAACTTCTCCAAGCTGAAAGCAGGGTTTAGAATTTTTCTGTGCTTGAACCACTTATCCCCGTCATAGGAAGCAAGTCCTTTGATGAAATACTTCCCAAATGGGTTCATACTCGGCCTTTCGAATTCACGAAACTTGGAAGAAAGCACCTCTTTGATCAGATCGGGGTCCATAACGTTCACTCGGGGCATAGGTCCAACCCAATTAAACGATATTTTACCTGTGTAATCGCATGAGCAACACTAAGCCCATCCATCAAGACTCAATTTATGAGCAAGCACAACGTAGTAATCAAAGAAAGACGCGGAGCTTGCCGTATTGGCGATAGTGGCGATGGAAGACAGGAAGGAGGCGAGGGATGATGTCGTGGGAGTGCAAGGGCATGGGCTTGGCGCGCACCTCTTGGAGGAGCCGGTTGTTTTCCTTGACGTCGCCGAAGGGGAAGCGGTAGGGGCTACCGTCGAGGCCCTGCGCTCGGAGTGCGCGCTCAAGCCGCCGGGGCTCCCGCCACGCCCAGTTCAACGTCCGGACGATCCAAACGACGAGCAGAACCGTGGCCGCGCCCCATGCCAAGCTCCACAGAACCGTCATTCCCAACGCCCTAAATCTGCCCCCAATCCAAGAGTCTAAGGTGATGATGTCTAGATGCTTTATAACTGCGAACAGCTGATAGGCCTCCTGGTCGCGATGGAGTGCAGATGGGTGACCTCATCGATTACGTCACACATTTTGGAGTTATATGCTGCCTGGAGCGTATCGTCGAATAATTAATTACAAGATAGACATTGGCGCCTGCCTtctagaagaggaagaagatgcaagagcttgaattagaaacattttatatCGGGCTGCGTTAGACCCACTGCGACCCAGTACCTACCAAATTCTTcatctctctctttctctttttctctcaatcAGGGCTGTGCCAGACCCATGACGGAAAGAACCGGATACACATGGTGGGTCAGCCATTTAATAGAGTGAGACGGGATGGACCAACCATCATCTCGACGGATTAGTAAATTTCCAacctaattcaattaaaaataaattatgaattttgattataaatgaatcaaatgttCGTGAATAAATTTGGTATTCgacttaataaaaatttatttatattcgttcaatatacataagattaattaaataagcaAGTTTGAACagtcgttaaactaaacaaacaagcttgaatacatatatattcaactcgttaacgttcgtgaacaacgttcatgaataatgttcacgaaccatatcattaataaaactcttttcaatatgctaaataaatattaaaataaaataaaacaaacaactaagtttaaattatcaagttcaataaccaatcaaacaattaaacaaacttgaatttagagctcaataacatctaaacaaattaaacttgaaccaagctcaagctaaacttgaattgagagctcgataacatctaaacaagtcaaactcaagctcaagccaagcttcaaacaaattgaagctcataaaaaataaaccaaacaatatttgaataatcatttcaaaagcttgattcattttaaactcggctcggctcggctcggctcgctTACCttaacaaataagcttgaacaccccaaaaatCATCTTGACTCGTTTACAACCCTATGCAGATTAGACAGAATTAAAAAAAGACTTATGGTAAGCTTGGATTGACTTGTGAATTACTTATCCAACCAAGAATTATTCAATTCATGAAGTAAAATGAACTTAACACCtattactcaaaaaaaaaaaaaaaaactatcaaaTTAAAACAGCTTACAATGAATATGGTTATAAAGAAATCTAGTAGCCCTCAAATCCCAATTGTATCAATTAAAAGAGCAGCAAGTGAGCTCTCAATTCAGTTCTCATAAATATGAGAGAAGTGCTAAAGCATCGTAATGACCGTTCATGGTGCATAAGTGACTGTTTTTAGTATTTTCTCAATCTTGAACCAATCTAAGTCTGTCGCAAGCTGATTCATGCAAGTCGCGAGCCCAAGTGGATCGGCCTCTTGTACCTATCTCTATTATTAATCCAACTCACTTAAATTATTTAGTGAAACAGACAAATTGGACGGATCCAATTTAAATGGACAGTTTTGCTTTCAATTGTCGCGTCAGTACTACTGCTCTTACGAGTATTATTGACAACAGCTGATTGGTAAATTTTACCCGACATATCATACTCTaacaaataataaaattgaaGGAGTTCACATACACACATCCACGGTACAAATTTGGTTGAATTAGAAATATCAGTGatatttcaatatatatatatgacatcgATCGATCTCAAAATATTACAAGGATTAATTGGAGATGCAATGTGCAACAAAATTAGAGTCCAGAGATTGAGTTATACCTATCCGACTAGCTAGAAATTCTACCTATATGCCCTGGAAGAAGGAATGAGGAAGTATATCTTGGAGTAGACCGTAGTCACTGTGCTGCAGAGAAGGTGGTAGGTTTGTCAGATACAAACTAGGGTTTGTGCTCGTAGCCTGCAGCAGTGACGACTGACTGTTGAGCTGAGACACTTGGTGCGTCGCCAAGAAGCTTGCCGTCGTCACCGCCGGCGTGGGCgccggaggaggaagaggaggagaaaacaGGTGTGCGCCCCCTCTGAGGGTTGCTGGGAACTGATGAGTGTGTTTCCCCTCATAAGTCGTTATCACGATTGTGGGATCTTGATGGCTCCTCTCCACCCTCTTCTTCACTGGACACTTCTGGTTCGTGCAACGATAGTAGCTCCTGCATAAATAATGTAACATAGATTGATCTATGCATGTAAGCAGCTAGCTAGCTAGCGATCGATGATATATATGTTTGCAGCAGATTGGATCAGTAATcagctaattaattaattaattaattacctcGGGAAAGGGCTGTTCTTGACTGCTTTCTGGCCATATTTCCTCCAACGATAGCCGTCGTCTAAATGATCAACCTCACTTTTTGTGACAAATGCATAACGAGCTTCCCTTTGCCTCTTCTCTTTTTTCTTCTTGCCTTTGTTGCTGTGTTAATTAAGagtaatatttcttaatatagacgcctgtaaaataaagtttaagGCATGATGCACCACTCACGCGTTCTTCGACATGTCACTCTCTGCTTCCCCTGCACTGATCACTAATAGCTTCTCCACCTCCCCTTCCTCTTCCTTCCCAGCTTCCTGCTGCTGCTTGCATCGCTCTCCGTCTTCCTCTCCAGCCACCTcggtcgaagaagaagaagtcgacGAGTACGGCGTCGTCACACATCCTCCGTCGCCGGAAACGATGACCGGCGCAGCAGAGTTATATAAATACTCACCAGCATTTTCAGCACCAGAGTCTCTGTAATCGCTACGACAATCTGCAAAGCTCGCGAGAGGCGATGAGAAACTACCATCCAGACTGGCGGCGCCGCCGTCAGCTGGATTCTGGAAGATGAGCGCCGACAGCTCGTCGTGGAACAGGAAGTGGCGGTTCTCCCACTCTCGATGATCCCCTCCGGCCATCGCGATCTGAGAAAAATTAGTACAATTTGTGCGTAC from Zingiber officinale cultivar Zhangliang chromosome 4A, Zo_v1.1, whole genome shotgun sequence includes the following:
- the LOC121970532 gene encoding cytochrome P450 72A397-like gives rise to the protein MTVLWSLAWGAATVLLVVWIVRTLNWAWREPRRLERALRAQGLDGSPYRFPFGDVKENNRLLQEVRAKPMPLHSHDIIPRLLPVFHRHYRQYGKISFNWVGPMPRVNVMDPDLIKEVLSSKFREFERPSMNPFGKYFIKGLASYDGDKWFKHRKILNPAFSLEKLKGMLPAFFACASEMVSRWERKLGSEGWCEIDALPEFHSLTVDAISRAAFGSSYELGKRIHQLQTEQGELLVQVSQNLFIPGYSFLPTRKKNRIIAIDREIREILGGIIKNREEEMKLGKPHNGDMLGLLMESNMKYYQEQGNKNAGMTKDEVMEECKLFYFAGQETTSVLLTWTMVMLSMYPSWQVRAREEVLQVFGEKTPDFDGLGQLKIVTMILYEVLRLYPPALFVHRYTTKATKLGDITCPPGVIIALLFIFAQHDPDIWGNDSKEFNPDRFKDGISKASNDNYAFLAFGGGPRICIGQNFSMLEAKLALCMILQRFTFELSPSYVHAPKTLITLQPQHGAQIKLRGISMSPHG
- the LOC121970533 gene encoding WRKY transcription factor 71-like gives rise to the protein MAGGDHREWENRHFLFHDELSALIFQNPADGGAASLDGSFSSPLASFADCRSDYRDSGAENAGEYLYNSAAPVIVSGDGGCVTTPYSSTSSSSTEVAGEEDGERCKQQQEAGKEEEGEVEKLLVISAGEAESDMSKNANKGKKKKEKRQREARYAFVTKSEVDHLDDGYRWRKYGQKAVKNSPFPRSYYRCTNQKCPVKKRVERSHQDPTIVITTYEGKHTHQFPATLRGGAHLFSPPLPPPAPTPAVTTASFLATHQVSQLNSQSSLLQATSTNPSLYLTNLPPSLQHSDYGLLQDILPHSFFQGI